One Salmo salar chromosome ssa01, Ssal_v3.1, whole genome shotgun sequence DNA window includes the following coding sequences:
- the LOC106612239 gene encoding 39S ribosomal protein L27, mitochondrial, which yields MAALASLMFKSRAGLLLPCQSSLVDWVRFASKKAGGSSKNLGGKSPGRRYGFKKTDGNFVHAGNILATQRLMRWQPGAHVGIGTNNTLYALEDGIVRFTKEVYVPAPRSTETFKVITKLPMGTVLYKTFINIVPNKQEGKFKLVGMF from the exons GTCTTCTGCTCCCTTGCCAGTCCTCTCTTGTGGACTGGGTGCGCTTTGCATCCAAGAAGGCAGGCGGTAGCAGCAAGAACCTCGGGGGAAAGAGTCCCGGTCGCAGATATGGCTTCAAGAAAACAGATG GGAACTTTGTCCATGCTGGCAACATCCTAGCAACACAGAGGCTCATGCGGTGGCAACCAGGAGCACAT gtggggATTGGAACCAACAACACCCTTTATGCCCTGGAGGATGGCATTGTCAGGTTCACTAAGGAGGTGTATGTTCCAGCCCCACGCAGCACTGAGACATTCAAGGTCATCACCAAGCTGCCCATGGGAACTGTGCTCTACAAGACCTTTATCAACATAGTGCCCAACAAACAAGAGGGCAAATTCAAACTGGTTGGCATGTTCTAA
- the LOC106613500 gene encoding uncharacterized protein: MSSSATTTIRPTLTADQITFIVASVSCLAFFVVILLLLVVLYRKYLLCRSVWSYQATQHYTDAPPQYNIRQSLVGYPYDEQTVAMTHGNVGSQLPGRLFIIGKPSSYHLGGPLPRLPSYESVRKKDRQRQIHSMIADRFGLSPTQFETAPPPTYEETVRQSMVISSEDLQSVETFPSDLPLSPSSLEHTVTIEAAPSPYWPI; the protein is encoded by the exons ATGTCTTCGTCTGCAACTACAACTATTCGACCTACACTGACAGCGGATCAGATAACGTTCATCGTGGCCTCGG TGTCCTGCCTGGCGTTCTTCGTAGTGATTCTCCTGCTCCTGGTGGTCCTGTACAGGAAATACCTTCTCTGCCGCAGTGTGTGGAGCTACCAGGCCACCCAACACTATACA GACGCTCCACCCCAGTACAACATCAGACAGTCTTTGGTAGGGTATCCCTATGATGAACAGACTGTTGCCATGACCCACGGAAATGTGGGGTCCCAG CTTCCAGGAAGGCTGTTTATCATCGGTAAGCCGAGCAGCTACCACCTGGGTGGGCCCCTGCCCCGCCTGCCATCCTATGAGAGCGTCCGTAAGAAGGACCGCCAGAGACAGATCCACTCCATGATAGCCGACCGCTTTGGTCTCAGCCCCACACAGTTTGAAACGGCG CCTCCTCCGACGTACGAGGAGACTGTTCGCCAGTCCATGGTCATTTCCTCTGAAGACCTACAGTCTGTGGAGACATTTCCCtcagacctccctctctccccctctagcctTGAACACACAGTGACAATAGAGGCAGCCCCCTCACCTTACTGGCCTATTTAG
- the LOC106612207 gene encoding ras-related protein Rab-37, whose amino-acid sequence METMESMEPISAHYTTAYPEIHPDSAYGSTEGEENHSPSATPALSYDEELMHKTILVGDSGVGKTSLLVQFDQGKFIPGSFSATVGICFTNKVVTVDNVKVKLQMWDTAGQERFRSVTHAYYRDAHALLLLYDITSKSSFDNIRAWLTEIHEYAQRDVVIMLLGNKADMASERVIRRDEGEKLAREYSVPFMETSAKTGVNVDLAFIAVAKELKHRAVHGQQPNEPKFQIHEYIESQKEKSGCCSYF is encoded by the exons ATGGAGACGATGGAATCCATGGAGCCGATATCTGCGCACTACACCACGGCATACCCGGAGATCCACCCTGACAGCGCCTATGGATCTACGGAAGGGGAGGAGAACCATTCACCGTCTGCCACCCCAGCTCTTTCATACGACGAAGAATTAATGCACAAG ACTATCCTGGTGGGGGATAGTGGAGTGGGTAAGACGTCTCTTCTGGTCCAGTTTGACCAGGGCAAGTTCATCCCTGGATCCTTCTCTGCTACTGTTGGCATCTGCTTCacg AACAAGGTGGTGACTGTAGACAACGTGAAGGTAAAACTACAG ATGTGGGACACTGCAGGCCAGGAGCGGTTCAGGAGCGTGACACATGCCTATTACAGGGACGCCCATG CCTTACTCCTTTTATATGACATCACCAGCAAATCCTCCTTTGACAACATACGG GCGTGGCTTACAGAGATTCATGAGTATGCACAGAGGGATGTAGTCATCATGTTGCTGGGCAACAAG GCGGACATGGCCAGTGAAAGAGTGATCAGGAGAGACGAAGGAGAGAAGCTGGCCAGG GAGTATTCTGTTCCTTTCATGGAGACAAGTGCCAAGACTGGGGTGAACGTTGATCTGGCTTTCATTGCAGTGGCAAA GGAGCTGAAGCACAGGGCAGTACATGGCCAGCAGCCCAACGAGCCCAAGTTCCAGATTCATGAGTACATTGAGTCTCAGAAGGAAAAGTCTGGTTGCTGTAGCTACTTCTGA